The Rhododendron vialii isolate Sample 1 chromosome 5a, ASM3025357v1 genome contains a region encoding:
- the LOC131327027 gene encoding upstream activation factor subunit spp27-like, with protein sequence MLPLARQDDGGTAPDSDLSDRLRQLLRTCDLRTTTATALRRALEAEFGVDLSDRRAFIRRRIELFLDGRDDEITTENDGADDVDGEAIEWKKAESVVTYGDERTGCEEDGEEGEERSGKRRRKGRSDKVVDVVKKRAGGFMKPSGLSPQLQTFVGVSELARTQVVKRIWAYIREKNLQDPKDKRTIICDQALRAIFRVKSIDMFQMSKALNKHMLPLAEEDGSVKSSQKKKRRKQGREGSNERQVKTVKGKTLGFLAPLTLSDALVKFFGTGENELSRGDVVKKVWEYIKQNDLQDPSDKKTVICDEKLKELFEVDSFTGFHVSKLVTAHFVKGIEQ encoded by the exons ATGTTGCCTCTCGCGAGACAGGACGACGGGGGAACTGCGCCGGACTCGGACCTCTCGGACCGGCTCCGGCAGCTCCTCCGTACCTGCGACCTCcgcaccaccaccgccaccgccctCCGCCGCGCCCTCGAGGCGGAGTTCGGCGTCGATTTGTCCGACCGTAGAGCCTTCATCAGACGACGAATCGAACTGTTCCTCGACGGCCGTGATGACGAGATTACTACCGAGAACGACGGCGCAGACGACGTCGATGGGGAAGCGATTGAATGGAAGAAGGCGGAGAGTGTGGTGACGTACGGCGATGAGAGAACCGGCTGCGAAGAGGACGGCgaggagggagaagaaaggAGTGGAAAGAGAAGAAGGAAAGGAAG GTCTGACAAGGTGGTGGATGTTGTGAAGAAAAGAGCAGGGGGCTTCATGAAACCAAGTGGTCTTTCTCCACAACTTCAAACATTTGTTGGAGTGTCTGAACTAGCCAGAACTCAG GTTGTGAAGAGAATCTGGGCCTATATTCGGGAGAAGAATTTGCAAGATCCAAAAGACAAGCGAACAATAATATGTGACCAAGCATTGCGTGCCATTTTTCGCGTCAAATCTATTGATATGTTTCAAATGAGTAAAGCTCTGAACAAGCACATGCTGCCGCTAGCTGAGGAAGATG GTTCTGTCAAATCCTCGCAAAAGAAAAAGCGGCGCAAACAAGGTAGAGAAG GTTCCAATGAGAGGCAAGTAAAAACGGTGAAGGGCAAAACTTTGGGTTTTCTTGCTCCACTTACACTTTCGGATGCTCTAGTGAAATTCTTTGGTACAGGTGAAAATGAGTTATCTCGGGGAGATGTTGTGAAGAAAGTGTGGGAATACATAAAGCAAAACGATCTGCAG GACCCATCCGATAAAAAGACAGTTATTTGCGACGAGAAGCTGAAAGAACTCTTTGAGGTTGATTCCTTCACCGGCTTCCATGTTTCAAAGCTTGTTACTGCTCATTTCGTCAAGGGAATAGAACAGTGA
- the LOC131326916 gene encoding peroxidase 10-like, which yields MSFKPSHYLTLSIFSLTTCLYPFTYAQMYPFPYSSGQLNYNFYDMLCPKLPMIVRYGVMAALKDDTRMAASLLRMHFHDCFVNGCDGSLLLEDTKDFKGEKNAFPNRNSIRGYKVIDKIKGDVEKACPSTVSCVDILTLAAKEAVVQSGGNQWPVLLGRRDGLTASEKAANEQIPSPFEPLENITAKFAANGLDFKDVVVLSGAHTLGFAQCFTFKRRLFNFKGSGNPDPTLDSSLLSSLRTTCPNVDSSNTNLAPLDSTSSMFDNAFYKNLMSNAGLLESDQALMGDQRSAAMVNSYSKYPYLFNKDFGESMTKLGNIGVLTGQVGEIRKKCGFVN from the exons ATGAGTTTCAAACCCTCTCACTACCTCACTCTCTCCATCTTCTCCCTGACAACATGTCTGTATCCATTCACTTATGCCCAAATGTATCCGTTTCCTTACTCTTCTGGCCAACTTAATTACAACTTTTACGATATGTTGTGCCCAAAGCTGCCAATGATCGTCAGGTATGGCGTTATGGCAGCTTTGAAGGATGACACCAGGATGGCTGCATCGCTCCTTCGAATGCACTTTCACGATTGTTTCGTAAAT GGCTGTGATGGTTCCTTGCTTCTTGAAGACACGAAAGATTTCAAGGGAGAGAAGAATGCTTTTCCCAACCGAAATTCCATCAGAGGGTATAAAGTCATTGACAAAATAAAGGGGGATGTCGAAAAAGCTTGCCCTTCAACTGTTTCATGCGTGGATATACTGACTCTAGCAGCAAAAGAAGCTGTTGTTCAG tcAGGTGGAAACCAGTGGCCGGTTCTGTTAGGCCGGAGAGATGGATTAACCGCGAGTGAGAAAGCTGCCAACGAGCAGATACCGTCACCTTTTGAGCCTTTAGAAAACATCACTGCCAAATTTGCAGCAAATGGCCTTGATTTTAAAGATGTAGTAGTTCTCTCAG GAGCACATACTCTTGGCTTTGCTCAATGTTTCACATTCAAGAGACGATTATTCAACTTCAAAGGCTCTGGAAACCCTGATCCAACTCTCGATTCTTCGCTTCTCTCAAGCCTAAGAACCACTTGTCCTAACGTAGATAGTTCAAACACCAACCTAGCTCCTCTGGACTCTACTTCATCTATGTTTGACAACGCGTTCTACAAGAACCTGATGAGCAACGCAGGACTTCTCGAATCAGATCAAGCTCTGATGGGGGATCAGAGGTCTGCTGCAATGGTGAATTCTTATTCCAAGTACCCGTATCTTTTCAATAAGGATTTTGGAGAGTCAATGACAAAGCTTGGAAATATAGGGGTTCTGACAGGGCAAGTTGGGGAAATTAGGAAGAAATGTGGCTTTGTAAACTGA
- the LOC131326496 gene encoding uncharacterized protein LOC131326496, giving the protein MSTPLEPQQQPPPPPPLEVTQQAYTSQSGHGSIGPVIGVLAVITILGAIAVMIGRLCSGRRIMGHGQYDFEGWVEAKCGSCIDGRVDPPTPPHRPPPRQPPSGRVESGSSSARVSSGVPEAGPTQSGQEARDEGVTRPDSGGSASAGS; this is encoded by the coding sequence ATGTCAACGCCACTAGAGCCACAGCAGcaaccaccgccgccgccgccactagaAGTGACCCAACAAGCTTACACATCCCAATCTGGTCACGGGTCAATCGGACCCGTAATCGGGGTCCTGGCAGTGATAACAATACTGGGCGCCATTGCTGTCATGATCGGGCGCCTCTGTTCGGGTCGGCGGATCATGGGTCACGGGCAGTACGACTTCGAAGGATGGGTCGAGGCCAAATGCGGGTCCTGTATCGACGGCCGGGTCGACCCGCCTACTCCTCCTCATCGTCCTCCGCCGCGGCAGCctccttcgggtcgggtcgaaAGTGGGAGCAGCAGTGCGAGAGTTAGCAGCGGCGTGCCAGAGGCGGGTCCGACGCAATCGGGTCAGGAAGCGAGAGATGAAGGAGTGACCCGACCCGACTCGGGTGGGAGTGCTAGCGCTGGTTCTTGA